The window TTTTGGGCCGCTCCAACCCGGACGAGCCCCCGGGCTTCCGGGAGGGGGTGGACTGGGCCTGGCTTGGGCCCACCTTGGAGGCGGGCCTCGCCCGCTTCCCCTTCCTGGAGGGCCTTGCCCTGGACCGGAGGGCGAGCTGGTTCGGCTATTACGAGATGACCCCCGATGCCAACCCCCTCCTGGGGCCCGTGGAGGAGGGGCTTTGGGTGGCGGCGGGCTTCTCCGGCCACGGGGTGCAGCAGGCGGCCATGGTGGGGCGGCTCATGGCGGAGGAGATCGCCCACGGGGGGGCGAGGACCTTGGACCTAAGCCCCTTCCGCCCCCAGCGCTTCCGGGAGGGAAGGCTTGTGCGGGAAAGGGGAATTGTCTAGCGGGCAAAGAGGGTGAGGAGGGCCAGGGCGGCGGCCAGGGCGGTGAAATAGAGCATGAGGCGGTTTAGGGCGGTGTTGATTTCCGCCTTGACCTCTTGGCGGAGGCTGGTGATTTCCGCTTTCATCTCCTGGCGGAGGCTGGTGGTTTCCGCTTTCATCTCCTGGCGCAGGCCGGTAAACTTCTCCTCCATTTCCCTCTGGAGGGCGGCGATTTCCGCCTTGACCTCTTGGCGGAGGCTTGCGATATCGGCTTTCAGCTCCTGGCGCAAGCCGGTGAATTTCTCCTCCATCTCCCTCCGGAGGCCGGCGA is drawn from Thermus hydrothermalis and contains these coding sequences:
- a CDS encoding DUF1640 domain-containing protein; the encoded protein is MTTEERLYKLEGIVEGVMATLPDRVSSLEHRMDLLRQEVKEEIASLRQEVKAEIAGLRREMEEKFTGLRQELKADIASLRQEVKAEIAALQREMEEKFTGLRQEMKAETTSLRQEMKAEITSLRQEVKAEINTALNRLMLYFTALAAALALLTLFAR